The proteins below are encoded in one region of Deferribacterota bacterium:
- the fdh3B gene encoding formate dehydrogenase FDH3 subunit beta, which produces MARMRFLCDVERCIDCGGCSIACKEGHNVPVGISRRRVITINEGKPGEKSISVACMHCSDAPCIAVCPVDALYQRDDGIVLVNKDICIGCGYCFFACPFGAPQFPEGNSFGARGVMDKCTFCAGGPDENFSDREMKLYGQNRIAEGKVPLCAGMCSTKALLAGDGDKVADIYRERVFKRGSEVNAWGWSRAYSKE; this is translated from the coding sequence ATGGCACGTATGAGATTTTTATGTGACGTAGAAAGGTGTATAGATTGTGGTGGCTGCTCGATAGCATGTAAAGAAGGACATAACGTTCCTGTTGGTATTAGTAGGCGCAGAGTTATTACTATAAATGAAGGTAAACCGGGAGAAAAAAGTATTTCTGTTGCATGCATGCATTGCTCAGATGCTCCGTGCATAGCAGTTTGCCCAGTTGATGCCCTCTATCAGAGAGATGATGGGATAGTTCTTGTAAACAAAGATATATGTATTGGCTGTGGTTATTGTTTTTTTGCTTGCCCCTTTGGTGCACCTCAATTTCCTGAAGGAAACAGTTTTGGAGCAAGGGGTGTTATGGATAAATGCACGTTCTGCGCTGGAGGTCCAGATGAAAATTTTAGCGATAGAGAAATGAAACTATACGGTCAAAATAGAATAGCCGAAGGTAAAGTTCCTTTATGTGCAGGGATGTGTTCAACAAAAGCTCTTTTGGCTGGCGACGGGGATAAAGTAGCTGATATTTACAGGGAAAGGGTATTTAAACGTGGCTCAGAAGTAAATGCATGGGGTTGGTCAAGGGCTTATTCTAAAGAATGA